The genomic window ataataagcgtgttaaaaaattcgtttttacgagaccctttcggtgttggctctcgccatagcgagggtttcaccgccggaagactttcatcgaGACTCCTTGACCTCTGTAACTGCTTGCGATCTGTTAggaatgaagttaatggagtgctcagtctcgaATTTATGTattaaactgtcgttcgataaatataatgattgacgaaacaatgctttgcatgatttttattcagtgcagcGCTTatgaattgtttgaatagttaatcgttatttgagtaaggaaatttagtgatgcaaaaaaacatcgcctttcgtctggatttatgcttacgtttatcggatagatgtttatctgtcgccgcaccactcctgttcctgtatatctgttcgcaacaggtatattggctattatttgctccacctccggtaaagcgacaattcgctatagcgagtgtttattagtgcaccgtggggtgtcgttatatcgaggttgcactgtatattctTGAATATGTTATCATATATAAAgtcctaattttaaaataattgttgatattaattaatttttttttttacttaaaaaatttacttaCCCACCGTAACCAATTCATTTTGTATAATAAGTATAAATTGTAACAAATTAAATACAAAAGTAAAAACGGATGCATATGGGGTAATTATTATTGAAACATTATCAacagaataaatattatgaaaatatggaCCTCAAAAGCCATTGTTTGATGCCTTGCTGTGCATTACAATATCCTTTGATAGATTTCATCACATTTTTACTCATtaccttttccattttattattactcTGGAATTAACTCTGAACCCAGCAAAGAAAAACagatttccatcagatttgacactgatttccaacaggtttgacgcactgatttcaTACTCCTTAGAATCTTTTTGAagattgaaacagctggaaatcagttgtaaaggtccaacatggcggctgttttcctactcatttccatgagtgttttttgactctggtttccactgttcaacagatttgaatctgGTTTCCCAGTTTTAACTATTTCAAATCTGTTTTCCATGGTGATACCAATCTGAATCTTGCTTGGGATTCGATTTTCACCTCATGCGACCTgttatttccgccaattccaagtttcaCAGAGCTGCACTGAATCAAtgtttctaacttcacataccacatctctatcatcaatctggatgtagattcagcagaaaaaaaagtttacaaaatacagcctaacgAAAAAAACTTAATGTAAATACATAGTCATCTAATTTGGCAAATTTATGAGGCAGAGTGCACTTAAAACTCAATTTcatgcattagaaataattttgggAAACATGGAATTCACagtgaaatctcatttgaaggagagtttGACAAAGTAATTGTGCTTTTCCAAATTGTTTATCAGTTCTTGAAGAGTTATCGAAAGGCACAGGTTTTGCCACGAGTAACAGAACAATCACTGCACCTGAACAATAACTTACATCAGattttgcaatcttgaattatcgaagagcacaaatttttctGTGACTAACAGAAAaaccacaacactagaaaatatttcagatgcctttatgaaggaaatacttctttacgtgacttatgaaaataattccgaTTCAGCATTAAGCCAACCATATCTGTATGTTTCACTGCAGAAACTTGCCATTAATGTTTATACATGAgcacggtcgtttcacttagcacaaacaaaccagcaagatacacaatactTTGATaatcctggtaggttctcttCATCTCTCAGGCAGCCATCACTGCTGTAGACTGCTCCCAGCTATATTCCTTTACCTTGCTTTGCTTAATTGCATCTTCAAATTTGAGGTCAGGGATGCCAATATAATGCATCTGCAACTTATCATCAGCAATTCccaatgcaattttcaattcccaGTACAACCATCGAGCAATTACAATAGCATTATAATGATGCAGTCCTGTGACTGGCCTTCGGGATTCAGTTGCCGTTCCCTTTTTCATCTATTAACACATGTTTCTCGActtcgtaaaataatttattgcgtAGCTACCCTTCCCATAGTATTTTGCTTTTATCTCTGCCTCACTTCTCCAGTCTTACATCAGCACGCTTCCTGAATATCTATACCTTCTAACTTGCCTTATCTTTTCCACATTGATGATAACAGTCACGTTTCCATCGTCATAACCTCCTAACTTTCGTTTTCACTACATATGCTTTCAtcccattttctttcattccttcctctgAACTATTTCTCATTATTTGAAGCTTCTGATTGTCATTGGCCAGAATCTCCATGTCATCGGCAAACCTGATGCATTTTTCATTGCATCCTACATTCCCTTCTCATTTTACATTCTTCGTGGTTTTTCTGGCCATCTCCTCCATGTATATGTCAAGTATTGTGAGTGAAAAGCAGTAGCCCTGGCTTACTGCCCGGCACAGATTCATACATCCAATTTCATAGCTACTGTCTGGTTTTGTACAATTCCCTAATCAGCCTACCATCCTTCCAGTCTACATTCTTTATCTTAAGAATATCCAATAGCTTATCCCATTTTATCCTGTCAAATGCTTTTTCCAGATCCATAAAGCCAAAATTAACATCTTTTCCTCTTCCCCAGTATTTTCCTCCGATGTTCTTAGCTGTGCAATAGTGTCTATGGTACCCCTACGTCTTCTGATAGTCCCCTGGACGTATGCCGATATTAAATGTGTTGTTACACAATTCTACTACTTCTTGTTGACCTTCTAAGCACGTAAATAATTCAATAGGAAGCTCATCTATGCCCATTGTATTaccattatttatgtatttcattgttTGTGCTATCAATTTTAACGAGCattggcttcatatttttgtttgattGTAGTTGATAGACATAATGTCTTATTGTTAGAGCAAATTAAAGATGCGTACATAATAAAAGGGGTGGCCCATGTTGATTCTTTGAGGCAGGTATATTGCCTTCTATCTAATGGCTTTGGTTATTAACCAAAGTGCTATTATAAATTAGACCAGCATAACTATTTATGTGATTGAAccataaaaattcttttctagggctcCCAGCTGGTGGAAGGAAGTTTAGGGAAACATCTAAGTATTCCTGCCTCAGCCTCACTGACCGTCATTTAATCTGAGAGTGGAGCATCTCATGCAGGGGAATGAAGAAATGTGATTAATGAAGATAAGGAAAATCGTGGAACTGTTCTTGCTGATAAGTTAATATCTTGCTCAATTCCTTATACTGGACAAACAGACATCCAAAATCAGTGGAGGCAGAGTCACAAGGTCTGTTGCGAGGTGTGGTAGTGATTGTGATGCACCAATTATCCCTAATGCCCTCAGGATGATTAGAATAAGTAAAAAGAGGAGCAGTTGTGTAGAGGCAGTCATGGGGAGCAAAGATGAGTTTAGTAATTGTGAGAGGAAAACTGCTGTAAATGGACAAATTTCAAACGAAACTTCATATAATTGCTACCACTGTACCAGTGGATACAGCAGCAAAAGGAAGCTCATCAAACACCTTGAAACTCATTTTGGTGCCAGCAATTTAGTCGTGGATGATGAGTCATCCGATGTGCCAGATATAAAAGGTGCAAATAGAAAAAGACAAGGGCTGAGGCGAAAAGGAAATGGGTCTCTTAAGGAAATAGCTGAAGGAATACCTGAGAAAGGAAAGGCTAGGAAAGGGAGACGATCAATTAAAGAAGCTAAACCATGTGTAGAAAGTGTGTCCTCGAATTCCTCCTCTTGTACTAGAGACATCAGAAAGGGAAAGTGTTCAAGTGCAAGAGAGATGCCTTATTCATGTAGTGTGTGTAATAAGTGTTTTACTAAATCTTCTACTCTCACCAATCACATGCATATACACACAGGGGAAAAGCATTATTCCTGTAGTGTatgcaataagtctttctctcagagtAGCACCCTCAACACCCATATGCATACCCACACTGGAGAGAGgccttattcatgtaaaatatgctttaaatCATTCAGTCATAGTAGTAACCTTACTGTGCATATGCGtttacacacaggagagaagcctcataaatGCAGCATCTGCagtaagtctttctctcagagtGGCACCCTCAACTCCCATATGCATACCCACACAGGAGATAGGCCTTActcatgtaaaatatgctttaaatCATTTAGTCGTAGTGACCACCTTACCCAGCACGTGCGtttacacacaggagagaagcctcataaatGCAGCATCTGCagtaagtctttctctcagagtGGCACCCTCAACACCCATATGCATACCCACACAGGAGATAGGCCTTActcatgtaaaatatgctttaaatCATTCAGTCGTAGTGATATCCTTACCGTGCACATGCGCATACACAAAGGAGAaaaaccttattcctgtagtgtctgcagtaagtctttctctcagagtGGCCACCTCAACAACCATATGGTTACACATACAGGAGATAAAGCCTATTCATGTGACATTTGCTGCAAATCTTTCCCTCATAGTTCCTCCCTCACTGTACACATGTGTACCCACAATGGAGACAAACCGTATGCATGCAATGTCTGCAGCAAGTCCTATTCTCACAAGTCCACCCTTGACCTTCACTTTCGTGCCCATACAGGGGAGAAACCCTTTTCATGCAGCGATTGTGGGAGATCTTTCTCTCAGAAAGGCAACCTCGTGAGACATTTCCGTACACACATGTGAGGGACATTATTCTTCCAGTTGTATGATGGGTAAATCCAGATTCATTGCTTATATGCACGCATCATGCATATTTGCAGGAAGGAAAGGTCTTATAGATTTCATGATTGTTCTAATTTTACCTTAAGAAAATCACTATTGAGGACCCGCATAATTAATTCTCACTTTTGCAAGTAGTGTTTTATTGTGATGACTAAATTCCATGTATATGGATTGCAACACAGTATAATGAATGCTCAAAGTAGTGGTGCATTTCTGATTTGCAATTTTACTGAGATATTTAGCAATAAAGTGCAAGGCCACCCACTGCCACACTCTGAATAAAGGCAGTATGCGAGTAACTATTACTCAATATTGTCTTCTTTAAGGTGCAATTTCCTTTATCATATCCTTAATACGTCTCAATGTGGATTTATTATGAATGCAAGGTTTGATGGGTTGAAATCGTGGAAATTGTGTCCATAGCAGAAAAAGATATAGTGACATTAATGAATAGATGTGttgtattaaaagaaattattaatatgattttcaaatatgtttgctCTGCCAATTTTGTAAtcgtaaaatatcattttctattGTGAAATATTGTCACACTACTGTCACAATTTTCTATTACTGCAAAAATTTATCTTTTGCCTCATCGTAATAATTTCAATATAATCAATCCTTTGTATGcctgtcatttaaattttccaaactgtatcttcagaatatttttctcattttagatCAATTTGATGGTAGATTAGGATTGACGAAGTGTGAAACCTCAGCCACTTGACTTATGGATGTGCTTTATGATTGCTGCTACTATATGCTTCTCGGTAGCTTTGTGATTGTTGTGTTTTTGGATAAATTGAGCATTACTTTAATGATGCAACTATCCTtgttaatcaaatgaaaataagattCATCTGTAGACAAAACATTGCCAGACCATGTTAGTAATTAAAAGTGAATTCACTGAAAAATGTAAGGAACTCAATTTTCTGATGAATTTCCAATAAATTACTGGTTTCTCTGTTCCATAAATCCctgttgttttttaaaaaattggttactCTAGATTTTTACTTAACTCCGAGTCACCATATGTCATGATGGTATGGCTGCTAAATAGAGATTTTCTGAATTTTACAAACTGCCCTAAAGATAGTCTTTAAACAACCAAAGTAggcatgttaaataaaaaataatatgatgttCCAATTAAGCTTGGAAACACAGGTGTTGTTgatacttgttgaaaatgtttttttgctaaaataaaaactattaaaggAAATACATGTGTTTATGTAAtgataatattatattctcttttACTCATGAGAGCTGAAGGGGTGAGGAAGAGCTTACTCAGCCCTTCAGCTCAACTTTTCTCATATTCTCCACAATTTTTGAGTCAATACTCACCGTCCAAAAAGTCTGCAATTTGTCCCGTACGAAATATCAGCAATTTTTCACTGGCACATACCTTTTTCCCTGCTCCTTCATAAATTCCAATCCTTATACCTACTAGCACAAGAAATGTTGCGCATATACTCAGATTATTTCAGGGAAATATGCTTTTATCAAAATATAAGCATGTGCTGTAAACGTCACCTTAATTCAACATATTTGACatatttccagcatatgttcTGGCGATGTGTTGAGCATGTTTTCATCGAAATTTGCTCAACTTGTGCTCAgagaaatatgttgagcatattttcatttaaatatgctcAACTTGTGCTCAGAGaattatattgagatatttaccagggaatatgtgaaaaatgtgttcagaaattttttttgacGACTTATTCAGGGCATATGTTCAGGATGATATGTACCTTTTTTTTTCGATGATATGTACTTCCTTCATCACGTTCACTACTTCATTCTCAAAACATGTATGATACTATAGGCCTCATACAAGCACAGTCACGTCATGTAAAATATTTGGAGCATATTCGTATTTTCTGAGCATATTCAGTATATTTTAGAGTAATCTGCAATAGCTGACCTATAATCATTTGGTAGGTAGGTTAATTATAAgcttaatttgaattattatggaGATTATGGAAGGCTtgcgcggtgcgctggtaatgtaggctgcattttctgggtttcaccacgtCGTGGTTGTGTGGGAGACCGCAGTTTCTCcagcattccagcaggcgtcttcaggtggaagtgattatgccgtgttttggccacCATTATATATGCAGCTGTGTGGTGTATGTTCAGTCTGTATGTGTTGCCTTTCGCTACACTCTGTGGCCGAGTTCCAAATACAGCATGGAATTTCTATTAAAGATGCATTAATTTCCCTGATAATATGGTTTCGTTTGCCCTTTATACTGAGCTGAAACCTAGGTATAAAGGGTAGGAACTGTGGCACTATGGGTAAAGGAACCTGGTGTCCCACGCCGCCATCTTAAGCGCATTGTCACCTCGTGTTCCTCAGCCTTCCTGCTCAGACGTCCTCATGGTTTAGTAGTGGTTATCATTCACTGAATATATAATCAGTTCTCATAAGAACTCTCATTATTCATTATCATATTATCATCATCCTTTCATTACTCATTTATCCAACTTTCATTCACTCTCATCAAACTTTGTGATTTTCGCCTTCAATTTGATTCCACTTCCATctgcatttttcatttccatcggTCACGTTTCATCTCTAATTTCATTTACACATTCGTGAATTGCTGTGTTGTGATTTTCACATTCGTTTTTTCGTGAGTGATTTTCACTTTGGCTTTAACGGTTGAATTTCACTCTACTGCAGTCACGTGTTCATTTTGTGTGTCACATTTGCTGGACTCTACCACCAGATTTTGCCGGAACTTTTTAAAGATAAGTGTATGCTATTTTACCGTTATTGTGAATTGTTTGTCACCTCCTGCTAAAGCTGTTGATCTAGCTTGCATTGTATCATGTATTTCTGGTCACACATTAAGAATTTACATCATTACATCGGTTCCAGGTCATAACCATAAACAACATACATTGCTTAACGTTTGGAAAAAAATCGTAGGCTAGAAAAGAGCCTAGATACCTGGGAATCAACTATATAACAGAAATGTAAGTAGATACgtttattaatattcaatattaCAATTAGTACTGGTATTGTGTGGTATCGTAAAAGTTCTCGCATAATTGCTGCTAATGAACTGATCGTACATATCATATTAATTTTGAGTAATTCCTGCCCTACGTAAATGCCTGGATGCAAGGTGCATGAAGCCAAATTAGTCCTTATACGTTAAATCAAGAATCCGCAGCCTGTTCTAATATTTACTCGGAGGGTCTGGATACACGTCACATTAACACGTCCAAGTTAATGTGAGTTTGTTGATTACTTTTGTGGAGCGGAAAAGAACTTGTACGAATATATGAACCAAACCATAACAGGTTCTGTTTTCCTTATACATTTCTTGTGCGAAGGCATGAACGTGAAATGgaacctgttccaatttggttcatgcattcgcacgtGTTCCATTTGACAAAAATCATTCGCGAAAATGGACATAAACTCATAtttgttaatgtatcatgtaaacaggcctttacaacaGGTTCTGTTTTCTCTTCACGCGTTCATGCCTCTaaattttggggtggttacacggtgaaagaAGGCTAtccgggcttccagccgggtggtctctctccattctgccacCACTCCATTTGGCACGACTTGAGCCTCGTAACATTGACAGAATAGGGAGTGACCACCCAGCTGGAAGCCCGGATAGCCTTCTTTGACTATATTGGCCGGGAAAGCATAAGATATTACTTCACGGTTGCACggtgaattttcctgtttattctCGCATTCATGATTTTACTGGTATGTGTATATAATGTACTGTGTATgacagtaaaaatattataattgcgTTCATTTTATCAGTTATAATCCATATACTGCCCTCTCTTTCATGGTATCAATTTATGatgtatttcatgaattattttgtgaataattatCGCAATGAAATGCTAGTAGTGAATATGAGTAGTTACGCTATGAATCGTGATAAAAGAGTTGTGTTACTCTCCGATGTGGGAACGAGTCAGAGAAGGTATAGGTAACGTATTGAGATGGCTCAAAAGGTGTGCATGGCTCGTATTGTCGTTAGTTCTTCCACTACTCTTGTTGCCACTGAAGATAATTAGCCACATTCTGTAATGGAGTGTGACCATTCATCCTAAGTGCTCTATTGAGCCTCGAGGATAATTTCATAGTGTCTCCAGCAAACCTGAGGAATTGAGGTTTAGTTATCTCCTCGATATGCCATCAATACCCACTCCAGATGGTAATGTTCCTTTGTCGTCCAGCGATGAGGATGAACTAGAGGACTGACCATATTTTGAATCAGTTAGCTGTGTGGGGTACATCAGGAGTcagccatgaaaaaattaactctgTTGAGAATTCTTAAATCCCATCCTTGCTTTAGTACCTTTCCAAAAGACGCACGGAGGGGACAGAAAAAACTCGGGTTGATCTTCAACATAGTTGGTCTTCCACATAGTTGATAGTTTCAAAGACATTTACCCCATGGCTATTGGTATACATCATGGACCCTAGAAACCATATTCTGCCAATCACTGACTTGAGCTATTTATTATGGAGTTCAAGGCACTGCATGACAATGGAATTGTTTTTAGCAAAAAGTTGTACCACGTTCAATTACACAGTTTTGTGTGTGTTGCACCTGTACGTGCTAATATATTTAGAACTGAGGGCCATTATGGCTGTGGCACACTATGGGTGTGGgaattgtaaaatgaaaggatCATATGTACAGAATATGGTTGTTTTTTTGGCAACAGATGCTGAATTAAGGACCGATGCAGACTTCACCCCGCAAAGTGATGAAAATCACCTCATTGAAGTATCTCCACTAGTTAAAATTCCTGGGGTAAAACTAGTGACCCCATTTCCCTTTGTACCAATGCATCTTGCATATTTGGGTGTCATGCGCAAGATGATAGCTGCTCTAGTGAAAggaaattgatttcaattaagGATTGGTGTGAAAACTCAAGAATATCTCTCCGATATTTTGCTAGTCTCAAGGAACTACATTCCTCATAACTTCGAGAGAAAACCACGGGCACTTAAGGATGTCATGTATTGGAAGGCTACCAGCTTTATAGACTATTTGTATTGTACATTGGACCTTTTGTTCTCAGAAACATGGGAGGCATACCATACCAATTCTCAGGCATACCACCATTTTCTAGCATTCCACATTTCAATGTGGATTGTTAGCTGTGAAGAATACCTTTAATTAAATTCTCTCTTCAGTTATgcaaggaaattaattttgtactttATGAAGAACTTAAATGTATTGCATGGTAAACAATCTGTATCATATAATGTTCATTGTCTCACCCATCTGGCAGGTGATGTCTCCTCTTttggaatacttgaaaattttagcGCTTTTCACCATCGAGAATTGTTTGAGGCGCATTATAAATCTCTTGAAATGCTCTAGTGAACCCTTGtagcaaattttaaaagaagtgaGGAAATGAATAACAGTGGGTTAATGTGGCAGATAACTGAGTTTAACATTCAGAGTAAAGAAGTACATATATGTGGAAGAAGGAATTCAAGACTCAGTGATAGGAAAGTCCTTCTACAAGTATGTGGCTTCCAgacatgtaaaaatttcatgcagtAGGCCAGACAATTGTGTGTTGCTGACTGATGGTGAGATTTTTACTATCACCATGATAGGCACTGTGGAATCGGAGGTTTATGTTAGGGGCCAGCCATTCCTAAACGTGAAGCCTGCATATACAGTGCCTCCAGACAGTATGCAAGTTGGCTCATTTGTTTAGAGTAAGTATTCACATTGTAAAATCATCAAGATTTGCGATATGAAGTGCAAGATGCTCAAAATACCGAGCCTGCAGTTGTAGGATCCTTTTTTGTGGCATCCTTGCTACATAAATAGCCTCTTATGAGAAATGCTTCCATGAAAACAAATGCTAAGTTAACATGGTCGGTatactttatttattgaaatttgcttGGAGTAAGAGTGGTGTGATTCATTGCACATAAATTATTATCAGCATGAGAACTATTTGAAGATGTTGAGGTATTGAAGGAAAAGTTATTGTATTTTCCTTTTCTATGTTTTAAAGGGAGAGGTCATGGGTAGTTGTTGAATTCGATAATTTCAACAATAAAGGAGATGCGGAAGTAGCAGCTGCGCCTTCCTCTTGGATAGTAAATTTAGAAGGAAGGCAGCTGTGTTACTATCCTGACGTGGGTAGCAGTCGcttcaaaaaaatttctatcaTGAATTGTCTTTAGCCTAATGTCTCTTAGCCCAGGCATGAATGTAGAATATTGCCAGGCACAAAAACAGCtatgatttcatttcataaagTTCTTCCCTTAAAGTAAGGCAggaaaaatgcaggaaaataGTTTATTCTGTGAAAAAAACATGAGATTCAAGTGTTGAGTATCTGAACCAAATAGGCGAATTGCATagactattttaatattatttcttccaGATACATATGATGAAGCCTGCCTGTTTGAGAACGCTTATATTGAAACCAGTGACTCTGACATTCACAAACCCCATGGTCGTGGCCTCGGGAAAAAGAAACCAAGCAAGCGGGTTAGGGATCACATTGCAGAGGAAACGTCAAAAAGAGTTGGAAACGGAGGAGAGAGCCAATGGGAGAGGTATTTCACCTCCTCCAATATATGGTAAGGCCTGAATGACTTTTGTGATTGAATGATGACTTCAATTTAGGTTTTTCCCAAAGTCCTAACATTTTTTTAGGCATGTTATTATTGAATagcttaattttgtttatttgcaGTTAACATCACTGATTCCCATGAGCCTGCTACGTAGTCTTAATCTCATGTTGTGCAAGACTCATATACAGTCATGATTATGCCCAGAATTAGCAATGAGAATGATGAAATGGAGGTGGTGATTGACCATAGGGAGGGATTACCATGATGCAGCAGCCATGAAGAGATGGAAGTGATTGTTGCACATGAAATCATcgaagcagaagccgatgcaccgccaTTTTCAGTAGTACCAAAATCTGATATCAGTAAAATGTCCATGTCCCCCCTAGATCCTCCTATgtataggcctacccttcccttacactGAATAGATGTTGGACGGAGGATAGACAAATGGTAAGCGAAGAACTTCCTAGGAAGGGTTGATGAAGTATAGGCCTACATATCCCTTACCCTTGACAGATGTTGGACAAAGGGTACACAAATAATAAGCAAAGGATTTCCCAGCAAGAGTAGATGAATTATATGCCTACCCTTCCCTGGCCCTTAATAAAAGTTGGACAAAGGATAGACATACGGTAAGAAAA from Ischnura elegans chromosome 13 unlocalized genomic scaffold, ioIscEleg1.1 SUPER_13_unloc_3, whole genome shotgun sequence includes these protein-coding regions:
- the LOC124172850 gene encoding zinc finger protein OZF-like, which gives rise to MIRISKKRSSCVEAVMGSKDEFSNCERKTAVNGQISNETSYNCYHCTSGYSSKRKLIKHLETHFGASNLVVDDESSDVPDIKGANRKRQGLRRKGNGSLKEIAEGIPEKGKARKGRRSIKEAKPCVESVSSNSSSCTRDIRKGKCSSAREMPYSCSVCNKCFTKSSTLTNHMHIHTGEKHYSCSVCNKSFSQSSTLNTHMHTHTGERPYSCKICFKSFSHSSNLTVHMRLHTGEKPHKCSICSKSFSQSGTLNSHMHTHTGDRPYSCKICFKSFSRSDHLTQHVRLHTGEKPHKCSICSKSFSQSGTLNTHMHTHTGDRPYSCKICFKSFSRSDILTVHMRIHKGEKPYSCSVCSKSFSQSGHLNNHMVTHTGDKAYSCDICCKSFPHSSSLTVHMCTHNGDKPYACNVCSKSYSHKSTLDLHFRAHTGEKPFSCSDCGRSFSQKGNLVRHFRTHM